One Spirochaeta africana DSM 8902 genomic window carries:
- a CDS encoding single-stranded DNA-binding protein, with product MAQDINVVVLVGRLTRDAELRITSSGLAICKFPLAVNRRKKQGEEYVDQGEFFNMVLMGRYAEIMHPYLKKGKKVGIEGEMRQNRWQDEAGKNHSRVEVQVNKLNLLGDPRGGSHDATDSGPAAPPPAGSYAGGGFDDDVPF from the coding sequence ATGGCACAGGATATCAATGTAGTGGTGCTTGTTGGTCGGCTGACGCGGGATGCTGAGCTCAGGATAACTTCCTCGGGCTTGGCGATATGCAAGTTTCCCCTGGCAGTGAATCGACGGAAAAAGCAAGGCGAGGAATATGTCGACCAGGGCGAGTTTTTCAACATGGTTCTGATGGGGCGGTATGCGGAGATCATGCACCCATACCTGAAAAAAGGAAAAAAGGTCGGGATCGAGGGCGAGATGCGCCAGAACCGGTGGCAAGATGAGGCCGGGAAAAACCATTCCCGGGTTGAGGTCCAGGTCAACAAGCTCAATCTGCTGGGTGATCCGCGTGGCGGGTCCCATGATGCTACCGATTCGGGCCCTGCCGCTCCACCGCCGGCCGGATCATATGCCGGGGGAGGATTCGACGATGATGTCCCATTCTAA
- a CDS encoding helix-turn-helix domain-containing protein, which translates to MSTAKVQAMLEAFDDRVDRLTAVATEHTELAVKLRVLESDMAELRKILKEVAGIVARAQRSDWLTAPELAAELKVSREQIIRLVQAGRIRGYRLDPDSPKSHMRFDRQEVYEDLRSVT; encoded by the coding sequence GTGAGCACAGCAAAGGTGCAGGCCATGCTTGAGGCATTCGACGACCGTGTCGACCGGCTCACTGCTGTGGCGACCGAACACACCGAGCTGGCGGTGAAACTGCGAGTGCTGGAATCCGACATGGCCGAGCTGCGGAAGATCCTCAAGGAAGTAGCCGGGATCGTGGCCAGGGCCCAGCGGAGCGACTGGCTCACGGCGCCGGAGCTGGCCGCCGAGCTCAAGGTCAGTCGCGAGCAGATCATCCGGCTGGTACAGGCCGGCCGCATCCGCGGTTACCGGCTGGATCCCGACTCCCCCAAGAGTCATATGAGATTCGACCGCCAGGAAGTATACGAAGACCTCAGGAGCGTCACCTGA
- a CDS encoding DUF4406 domain-containing protein, whose protein sequence is MIVYISGPITGKENGNSDAFSAAAEKLTAAGHTPINPHELQHDHDKSWESYMRVDIKALMDADAVLLLDGWNHSNGAHLENAIARAVGIPAYYPDMDPNPLFQSPEVTA, encoded by the coding sequence ATGATTGTATACATCTCTGGTCCCATTACCGGCAAAGAAAACGGAAATTCGGATGCGTTCAGTGCTGCCGCAGAAAAGCTGACTGCTGCCGGCCACACTCCAATCAATCCGCATGAACTGCAGCACGACCATGACAAGAGCTGGGAATCATACATGAGGGTCGACATCAAAGCGCTGATGGATGCTGATGCCGTTCTGTTGCTCGATGGGTGGAATCATTCAAACGGCGCTCACCTTGAAAACGCGATTGCTCGAGCTGTTGGAATCCCTGCCTATTATCCCGATATGGACCCGAATCCTCTATTCCAATCCCCGGAGGTGACAGCGTGA
- a CDS encoding BRO family protein: MSQLQVFTNNLFGDVRVIEINGDPWFVAADVARVLGYANLSRDIQRHCKAVREMVSGQGGTESVLSSHGHGGSRKLLIIPERDVYRLIMRSKLPAAERFEEWVVGDVLPQIRKTGEYRPVPRTFGEALRLAADQYDQLEQQRPLVEAAETLLHTPHTKTMSMTDAAKHVGLKPNKEAIAYLKQHGFLTQRMKPSQDAIRMGLLVEKTTFDRHGAPHITAAVPFSALDRWRQYLVPRVHAWRMEGVA, translated from the coding sequence GGTCATCGAGATCAATGGGGACCCGTGGTTTGTTGCGGCTGACGTGGCTCGGGTGCTGGGATACGCGAATCTCAGTCGAGACATTCAGAGGCACTGCAAAGCAGTCCGGGAAATGGTGTCAGGGCAAGGGGGTACCGAATCGGTACTTTCAAGTCATGGCCATGGGGGAAGCCGTAAGCTGCTGATCATCCCTGAACGCGACGTATATCGCCTGATCATGCGTAGCAAGCTGCCGGCTGCCGAACGGTTCGAGGAATGGGTCGTCGGCGACGTCCTGCCTCAGATCCGCAAAACCGGCGAATACCGGCCCGTGCCCCGCACATTCGGCGAAGCCCTCCGGCTGGCTGCTGACCAGTATGATCAGCTTGAACAACAGCGGCCCCTGGTTGAGGCCGCCGAGACACTGCTGCACACCCCGCACACCAAGACCATGAGCATGACCGATGCAGCAAAGCATGTCGGGCTCAAGCCCAACAAAGAGGCCATTGCCTACCTGAAACAGCACGGATTTCTGACCCAGCGAATGAAGCCCAGCCAGGACGCGATCCGGATGGGGCTGCTGGTTGAGAAAACGACATTCGACAGGCACGGGGCTCCACACATCACCGCGGCGGTGCCATTCAGCGCACTGGACCGGTGGCGGCAGTACCTGGTCCCGAGGGTACATGCTTGGCGCATGGAAGGAGTGGCTTGA